The Lysobacter sp. HDW10 genome window below encodes:
- a CDS encoding peptidylprolyl isomerase, giving the protein MALTATFDTDRGPIKLELFQDKAPLTVANFVNLATKGFYDGLNFHRVIDDFMIQGGCPQGTGTGGPGYKFEDETNNGVPHERGVLSMANAGPNTNGSQFFITHIKTDWLDGKHTVFGKVLEGLDVVDSVKQGDKIKSVKIEGDIDGALAAKADRVADWNAKLAP; this is encoded by the coding sequence ATGGCATTGACCGCCACCTTTGATACTGACCGCGGCCCCATCAAGCTGGAGCTGTTCCAAGACAAGGCGCCGCTGACCGTCGCCAACTTCGTCAACCTCGCCACCAAGGGCTTTTACGACGGCCTGAACTTCCACCGCGTGATCGATGACTTCATGATCCAAGGCGGCTGCCCGCAGGGCACAGGCACCGGCGGCCCGGGCTACAAGTTCGAAGATGAGACCAACAATGGCGTGCCCCATGAGCGCGGCGTGTTGTCGATGGCCAATGCCGGCCCGAACACCAATGGCAGCCAGTTCTTCATCACCCATATCAAAACCGATTGGCTGGACGGCAAGCACACCGTGTTCGGCAAGGTCTTGGAAGGCCTAGACGTGGTCGATAGCGTGAAGCAGGGCGACAAGATCAAGTCCGTCAAGATCGAAGGCGATATCGATGGCGCGCTCGCTGCCAAAGCCGATCGCGTGGCCGACTGGAACGCCAAGCTCGCACCGTAA
- a CDS encoding phosphatase PAP2 family protein: MPYSHHASSSAQRLSDSTARRVRLGVLNAVVFCIAYGGARLHAYDIDALHRFALPLDAVVPLWPAMVWIYVCSLPVLFACFAFIPEGAPLRTFSRRLMCITAIAGLCFAVLPAINTFALHENADSVSMRLLHALDRYDGRGNQWPSLHVAYACLAMTAVPYLKHWQRPLAYGALCLMACSAVLTHRHHVADALAGVALAVGVILCVRPTRPTPDVSLHYLVGALLVLNTAIHLGVAWIGLYVALSLAYVAYAYAINDADLARKQRGRVPLMRWLMLAPWLAGYWLTWALQRARTHRRPPFAYWQPDVLVGRRLTVHETHLLPESCSVIDLSAELSETPALRTGIYYAVPLLDLREPPPHALERISAIMANERAAGRTIYLHCAMGIARSVHVARTLAPQDELS, translated from the coding sequence ATGCCGTATTCTCACCACGCCTCGTCGTCTGCGCAACGCCTGTCTGATTCGACCGCGCGTCGCGTGCGCTTGGGTGTGTTGAATGCCGTGGTGTTTTGCATTGCGTACGGCGGTGCCCGTTTGCATGCCTATGACATCGATGCGCTGCATCGTTTTGCACTGCCATTGGATGCGGTCGTGCCGTTATGGCCCGCGATGGTTTGGATCTATGTGTGTTCCTTGCCGGTGTTGTTTGCGTGCTTTGCTTTCATACCGGAGGGTGCGCCACTGAGAACTTTCAGCAGACGCTTGATGTGCATTACCGCGATTGCAGGCCTGTGCTTTGCGGTACTCCCTGCGATCAATACGTTTGCGCTGCACGAAAACGCCGACAGTGTGTCCATGCGGCTGTTGCATGCACTCGATCGATACGATGGACGCGGAAATCAATGGCCGTCCTTGCACGTGGCCTACGCCTGCTTGGCGATGACGGCCGTGCCCTATCTCAAGCACTGGCAACGCCCGCTCGCGTACGGTGCGCTGTGCTTAATGGCATGTTCTGCGGTGTTGACCCATCGCCATCACGTGGCAGACGCGTTGGCAGGCGTTGCATTGGCCGTAGGTGTGATTCTGTGTGTCCGCCCGACGCGCCCGACGCCTGACGTGAGCTTGCATTACCTCGTGGGCGCGCTCTTGGTGTTGAACACGGCAATCCATCTTGGCGTCGCGTGGATCGGCCTATACGTCGCTTTGTCGTTGGCCTACGTCGCGTATGCCTATGCCATCAATGACGCAGACCTCGCACGCAAGCAGCGTGGGCGCGTCCCACTAATGCGATGGCTCATGCTGGCGCCGTGGTTGGCAGGCTACTGGCTCACATGGGCGCTGCAACGCGCGCGAACGCACAGACGCCCGCCGTTCGCTTACTGGCAACCGGATGTTCTCGTTGGTCGCAGGCTTACCGTGCACGAGACGCATCTGTTGCCCGAGTCATGTAGTGTCATCGACCTATCTGCAGAGCTTTCAGAAACGCCAGCACTACGAACGGGGATCTACTACGCAGTGCCCTTATTAGATCTGCGCGAACCCCCGCCGCACGCGCTCGAACGCATTTCAGCGATCATGGCGAACGAGCGCGCGGCAGGCCGTACCATTTATTTGCATTGCGCAATGGGCATTGCGCGAAGCGTGCACGTCGCGCGCACCTTGGCGCCACAGGACGAACTTTCATGA
- the typA gene encoding translational GTPase TypA, which produces MSIQNLRNIAIVAHVDHGKTTLVDQLLKQSDTFDERFVLTERVMDSGDIEKERGITILSKNTAIKWRSPEGEEFRINIVDTPGHADFGGEVERVLSMVDSVLILVDAMDGPMPQTRFVTQKAFAMGFKPIVVINKVDRPGARPAWVLDQTFDLFDRLGATDEQLDFPVVYASGLNGYAGLDESVREGDMTPLFEAIIKHVAVPPVSEDGPFQMRVTSLDYNNYVGVIGVGRIQRGKVRTNQQVTVVGVDGKTRNGKVLQVLGFMGLERVEVPEAQAGDIIAFSGIEGLGISETICDPTAVEQLPVLSVDEPTISMTFQVNDSPFAGAKDRSGGKFLTSRQLRDRLTRETQHNVALKVEDTSDADKFKVSGRGELHLSILIETMRREGYELAVSRPEVIIREIDGVMQEPYEQLVVDLEEQFQGGVMGRLGERKALLQNMEPDGKGRVRMEFIIPARGLIGFQTEFRTLTAGTGLLFHVFDHYNVKAEGQIGQRQNGVLISNGTGPSPAYAQIAMQERGRLFIEPGEEIYEGQVVGIHAKDNDLTVNALRGKQLTNFRASGTDKDEGLIPAIKFSLEQALEFIDDDELVEVTPKAIRLRKKHRLETDRKRASRAA; this is translated from the coding sequence ATGTCCATTCAAAATCTCCGCAACATCGCTATTGTCGCCCACGTCGACCATGGCAAGACTACGCTTGTCGATCAGCTACTGAAGCAATCCGACACCTTCGACGAGCGCTTCGTGCTTACAGAGCGCGTCATGGACAGCGGAGATATCGAAAAAGAACGCGGTATCACCATCCTGTCGAAGAACACCGCGATCAAGTGGAGGTCGCCGGAAGGCGAAGAGTTCCGCATCAATATCGTCGACACCCCCGGACACGCCGACTTCGGCGGCGAAGTGGAACGCGTGTTGTCGATGGTCGACTCCGTGCTCATCTTGGTCGATGCCATGGACGGTCCGATGCCGCAAACGCGCTTCGTGACGCAGAAAGCGTTTGCGATGGGCTTCAAGCCGATCGTCGTTATTAATAAGGTCGACCGTCCGGGCGCACGTCCGGCTTGGGTGTTGGACCAAACCTTTGATTTGTTCGATCGCCTCGGCGCCACCGATGAACAACTGGATTTCCCGGTTGTCTACGCATCGGGTCTGAACGGCTATGCCGGCCTCGACGAATCCGTGCGCGAAGGCGACATGACGCCGCTGTTCGAAGCCATCATCAAGCACGTGGCCGTGCCGCCTGTGAGCGAAGACGGTCCGTTCCAAATGCGCGTGACCTCGTTGGATTACAACAACTACGTCGGTGTGATCGGCGTCGGTCGTATCCAGCGCGGCAAAGTGCGCACCAATCAGCAAGTCACTGTCGTAGGCGTCGATGGTAAAACGCGCAACGGCAAGGTGCTTCAAGTGCTCGGTTTCATGGGCCTCGAACGCGTCGAAGTGCCGGAAGCACAAGCCGGTGACATCATTGCGTTCTCGGGCATCGAAGGCCTCGGCATTTCTGAAACGATTTGCGATCCAACAGCGGTTGAACAATTGCCGGTGTTGTCGGTCGACGAGCCGACCATCTCGATGACCTTCCAAGTCAACGACTCACCGTTCGCAGGCGCCAAAGATCGCAGCGGTGGCAAGTTCCTGACCTCACGCCAATTGCGTGATCGTCTCACCCGCGAAACCCAACACAACGTGGCTTTGAAGGTGGAAGACACCAGCGACGCTGACAAGTTCAAGGTGTCGGGCCGTGGCGAATTGCATTTGTCGATCTTGATTGAAACCATGCGTCGCGAAGGCTACGAATTGGCTGTGTCGCGTCCGGAAGTGATCATTCGTGAAATCGACGGCGTGATGCAAGAACCCTACGAACAACTCGTTGTGGACTTGGAAGAACAATTCCAAGGCGGCGTGATGGGCCGTTTGGGTGAGCGCAAAGCGCTGCTGCAAAACATGGAGCCAGATGGCAAGGGTCGCGTGCGCATGGAATTCATCATTCCGGCGCGTGGCCTGATCGGCTTCCAAACCGAATTCCGCACGCTGACGGCGGGTACCGGTTTGTTGTTCCATGTGTTTGACCACTACAACGTGAAGGCGGAAGGCCAAATCGGTCAGCGTCAGAACGGTGTATTGATTTCAAACGGCACGGGCCCCTCGCCTGCTTATGCGCAAATTGCCATGCAAGAACGCGGCCGTTTGTTCATTGAGCCGGGTGAAGAAATCTACGAAGGCCAAGTGGTCGGTATCCACGCCAAGGACAACGACCTGACGGTCAACGCTTTGCGCGGCAAGCAGCTGACCAACTTCCGCGCATCGGGTACCGACAAAGACGAAGGCCTGATTCCTGCGATCAAGTTCTCGTTGGAACAAGCGCTGGAATTCATCGACGACGATGAACTGGTGGAAGTGACGCCAAAGGCGATCCGTTTGCGCAAGAAGCATCGTTTGGAAACCGACCGTAAGCGCGCGAGCCGCGCCGCTTAA
- a CDS encoding aminotransferase class I/II-fold pyridoxal phosphate-dependent enzyme codes for MPDFSSRMDRAKPSAIMAVAEKAKALKAAGKDIISFSIGVPNFLPGDHVYAAARDALSHDSGQYGSNRGAPALIEAFLKHIAEIGLTGYTAKNVATGIGAKHVIYNLCEALLDEGDTIAFPTPYWTSYVDIAEILNAKIDLLPCPASQHYKMSPAQLDAALAKKPRVFLFNNPSNPTGMVYSKDEISALADVIAKYPDTWIITDDIYNRMIFDGNGYHNFVHARPELKDRVIFIDSLSKTYGMPGWRVGFMAGPESVANAVTTMNSNHITNLPEITTAAAIAALSGPQDVPNAKVREFQEKRDLVMAVLDAVPGVVCPKPEGAFYVFPDISAYYGKSHEGKVIQNDIEFCSALLESKGVACVPGSAFGEPNAMRISYTCPTPQLAPGMERIKAFFAEMQ; via the coding sequence ATGCCTGATTTTTCCAGTCGTATGGACCGCGCCAAACCCAGCGCCATCATGGCCGTTGCGGAGAAGGCCAAAGCGTTGAAAGCGGCCGGCAAAGACATCATCAGCTTCTCTATCGGTGTGCCGAACTTCCTGCCTGGCGACCACGTATACGCCGCCGCGCGCGATGCCTTGTCGCATGATTCGGGACAGTACGGAAGCAACCGTGGTGCACCGGCTTTGATTGAAGCCTTCCTAAAGCACATCGCCGAAATCGGTTTGACAGGCTATACCGCGAAAAATGTCGCCACCGGTATCGGTGCGAAGCACGTGATCTACAACCTGTGTGAAGCCTTGTTGGATGAAGGCGACACGATTGCGTTTCCGACGCCGTACTGGACAAGCTACGTCGACATCGCCGAAATTCTCAATGCGAAGATCGATCTGTTGCCGTGTCCGGCATCGCAGCACTACAAGATGTCGCCGGCACAACTTGATGCCGCACTCGCAAAGAAGCCGCGCGTGTTCTTGTTCAACAATCCGTCGAACCCGACCGGCATGGTGTACAGCAAGGACGAAATTTCTGCATTGGCAGATGTGATTGCGAAGTATCCGGACACCTGGATCATCACCGACGATATTTACAACCGCATGATTTTTGATGGCAACGGTTATCACAACTTCGTGCATGCGCGTCCGGAATTGAAGGATCGCGTGATTTTCATCGATTCCTTGTCCAAGACGTACGGCATGCCGGGTTGGCGCGTGGGTTTCATGGCGGGACCGGAATCGGTTGCCAACGCGGTGACTACGATGAACTCCAATCACATCACCAACTTGCCGGAAATCACTACGGCGGCGGCGATCGCAGCACTGTCGGGTCCGCAAGATGTCCCGAATGCAAAAGTGCGCGAGTTCCAAGAGAAACGTGATCTTGTGATGGCTGTGCTTGATGCCGTTCCCGGTGTGGTCTGCCCGAAACCGGAGGGCGCGTTCTACGTGTTCCCGGATATCAGTGCGTACTACGGCAAGTCGCACGAAGGCAAAGTCATTCAAAACGACATCGAATTCTGCAGTGCACTGCTGGAGTCTAAGGGCGTCGCTTGCGTACCGGGTTCGGCCTTTGGTGAGCCCAATGCCATGCGCATCAGTTACACCTGCCCGACGCCGCAATTGGCGCCCGGTATGGAGCGCATCAAAGCGTTCTTCGCTGAAATGCAGTGA
- a CDS encoding patatin-like phospholipase family protein, whose protein sequence is MVMAGGGFRFGYYLGMHAAAEELERAPDIILAACGGAIAAAAIHGLPDTDTRRDWLCAPELYTFQRNIRSLPPANAKLTVTGTVNRVWRQWTQQAAHRAAPDLLRDAMFELPALPVIPTARSGGTDIAIIAARVSTHASMSHWPYQLHETVFAPNRVAGLLANRASWAKPFLKSAIAPALECNTTVAIEHAVRASVADPFYFASVHAEGQDWSGGLVDLFPIEIAHALADHVVMERKRKFNPLYAQPAVRAVYGVNGNARRRAVQDNTHADVWVDTTDVSRVLRHETERKQYDRATGQIVLRAAPTHSEFVRQMTAQWHYGRERTLRAFEAANKRKT, encoded by the coding sequence ATGGTAATGGCAGGCGGCGGATTCCGCTTCGGCTATTACCTAGGCATGCACGCCGCAGCAGAAGAACTCGAACGAGCCCCCGACATCATCCTCGCTGCCTGCGGCGGCGCCATCGCAGCCGCAGCCATCCACGGACTCCCCGACACCGACACCCGCCGCGACTGGCTCTGCGCCCCCGAGCTCTACACCTTCCAACGCAACATCCGCAGCCTCCCCCCCGCCAACGCAAAATTAACGGTGACAGGTACAGTTAATCGGGTGTGGCGGCAGTGGACGCAGCAGGCGGCGCACCGCGCGGCGCCGGATTTGCTGCGTGATGCGATGTTTGAGTTGCCGGCGCTACCGGTGATTCCGACGGCGCGATCGGGTGGAACAGACATCGCGATCATTGCTGCGCGTGTGAGCACCCATGCATCGATGTCGCACTGGCCGTATCAGCTGCATGAGACGGTGTTTGCGCCGAATCGCGTGGCGGGCTTGCTTGCAAATCGTGCAAGTTGGGCCAAGCCGTTCTTGAAGTCTGCCATTGCGCCCGCGTTGGAATGCAATACAACGGTGGCCATTGAACATGCAGTGCGTGCTTCGGTGGCAGATCCTTTTTACTTTGCGAGTGTTCACGCGGAAGGCCAAGACTGGTCTGGTGGGCTCGTTGATTTATTTCCAATCGAAATTGCACATGCACTCGCAGATCACGTGGTGATGGAGCGCAAGCGAAAGTTCAACCCGCTCTATGCGCAGCCGGCAGTGCGCGCTGTCTATGGCGTGAATGGCAATGCACGACGGCGCGCCGTGCAAGACAACACACATGCGGATGTTTGGGTGGACACGACCGACGTGTCGCGCGTGCTCCGTCATGAAACGGAACGAAAGCAGTACGATCGCGCCACCGGTCAAATTGTTCTGCGTGCCGCGCCAACGCACAGCGAATTCGTCAGGCAAATGACCGCGCAGTGGCACTACGGGCGCGAGCGCACCTTGCGCGCATTTGAAGCTGCGAACAAGCGCAAGACATGA
- a CDS encoding oxidoreductase: MRRRFVRSLRLPMPVLACGLMLAFGAVAAVSAQDAPAPLTSSQTTQVRLRGLSAVNDQLAWASGVKGTVIRTSDGGTTWQNVSVPNTDALDFRDIQAFSADEAIVLAAGPGQSSKLYRTVDGGATWTLVLQNLAADGFYDCMVFEGDHGWMMGDPIEGRYQIFESRDRGAHWAQSANGTPAAKDEAAFAASGTCIARNRNSTFVATGGAQANLHMKVDGMGVWQKFDSGMGRAVSSAGVFSAAPMGERMMLVGGDYKLEKQPGNAAIYSNGKLKAIPAPPGYRSGVACFADGERCVAVGPSGADVWDGKGWRSVSTESWDTVAIAGDSAWMSGVKGRVARIEQLNATPRAGDATP; encoded by the coding sequence ATGCGTCGTCGATTTGTCCGTTCTCTTCGTTTGCCGATGCCTGTCTTGGCGTGTGGCTTGATGTTGGCTTTCGGTGCTGTTGCCGCTGTATCCGCGCAAGACGCGCCAGCACCTCTGACCTCCAGTCAAACCACGCAGGTACGTTTGCGCGGCTTGTCTGCAGTGAATGATCAATTGGCCTGGGCATCAGGCGTCAAAGGCACGGTCATTCGCACCAGCGACGGCGGCACGACGTGGCAAAACGTGTCCGTCCCGAACACCGACGCACTCGACTTCCGTGACATCCAAGCCTTCTCTGCGGACGAGGCGATTGTCTTGGCAGCAGGCCCCGGGCAAAGCTCTAAGCTCTATCGCACCGTCGATGGCGGCGCCACGTGGACCTTGGTATTACAAAATCTAGCGGCCGATGGCTTTTACGACTGCATGGTGTTCGAAGGTGATCACGGTTGGATGATGGGCGATCCGATCGAAGGCCGTTATCAAATCTTTGAATCGCGTGATCGCGGCGCGCATTGGGCGCAATCGGCGAATGGTACGCCGGCAGCAAAAGACGAAGCCGCCTTTGCCGCAAGCGGCACCTGTATTGCACGCAATCGCAACAGCACCTTCGTCGCGACTGGCGGCGCGCAAGCCAATCTGCATATGAAGGTAGACGGCATGGGTGTATGGCAAAAGTTCGATAGCGGTATGGGACGCGCGGTGAGCTCGGCAGGTGTGTTCAGTGCTGCGCCTATGGGTGAGCGCATGATGCTCGTCGGCGGCGACTACAAGCTGGAAAAACAACCTGGCAACGCGGCGATCTATTCGAACGGCAAGTTGAAAGCCATCCCGGCACCGCCCGGCTATCGCTCTGGCGTGGCGTGCTTTGCCGACGGCGAACGCTGCGTTGCCGTCGGGCCGAGCGGCGCAGATGTGTGGGATGGCAAAGGCTGGCGAAGCGTCAGCACTGAATCTTGGGACACGGTGGCGATTGCAGGTGATTCCGCGTGGATGAGTGGTGTCAAAGGACGCGTGGCGCGAATTGAGCAACTCAATGCCACCCCGCGTGCAGGTGACGCCACGCCATGA
- a CDS encoding CDP-alcohol phosphatidyltransferase family protein, with translation MISIYAIKPAFQRLLSPLLSGLQAAGITPNQITCAALFISVVQGAALYLWPDARWVLALYAPVLLIRMALDALDGMLARRMRLESRLGALLNELGDVLADIALYLPFIWVAGIHPALALGVVLLALVAEFTGVLAQAITGTRAHQGPMGKSDRAFAYAVLALMCAAGVSPGLRNGLLAVIALLLVWTLFNRCRASLKHDAPQTP, from the coding sequence ATGATTTCGATTTACGCCATCAAACCGGCATTCCAACGCCTGCTCTCTCCCCTGCTCTCTGGTTTGCAAGCTGCCGGCATTACGCCGAATCAAATTACCTGCGCTGCGCTTTTCATCAGCGTCGTGCAAGGCGCAGCGTTGTATCTGTGGCCCGACGCACGTTGGGTGCTCGCGCTGTATGCACCCGTGCTCTTGATTCGCATGGCATTGGACGCGCTCGACGGCATGCTCGCGCGTCGCATGCGTTTGGAAAGCCGTCTCGGTGCCTTGCTCAACGAACTGGGTGATGTGCTCGCAGATATCGCACTCTACCTGCCCTTCATTTGGGTGGCCGGCATTCATCCGGCGCTCGCGCTCGGCGTCGTTTTGTTGGCGTTGGTCGCGGAGTTCACCGGCGTCTTGGCACAAGCCATCACCGGGACGCGTGCCCACCAAGGACCGATGGGAAAAAGCGATCGCGCGTTTGCCTATGCCGTACTCGCGCTGATGTGCGCGGCCGGGGTATCGCCCGGCCTGCGCAATGGCCTCTTGGCCGTCATCGCGTTGCTTCTAGTTTGGACACTCTTCAATCGCTGCCGGGCGAGTCTTAAACACGACGCGCCACAGACACCGTAA
- a CDS encoding SDR family NAD(P)-dependent oxidoreductase: MKRVLIIGGTRGMGLGLACAYAREGANVVVVGRDPSCLSDAAVQLGISARQSDVTDPTQIQALVCEVGAEGLDRVIYSAGYYATSKQIQKDHSALERMRASNVAGIQHVFDAAMPLMRPSGRFAAIASIAGLLRADPWSTDYAASKRAAIALCEGYRVVAALKSVGVTVLIPGYVDTAQLRALNGGSAAHKPFLVSEARAVKRMHAALENGEPRCVFPWQLHTLVRLYNHLPVRLRALRA; encoded by the coding sequence ATGAAGCGCGTACTCATCATCGGTGGCACACGCGGCATGGGGCTCGGCCTCGCCTGTGCCTATGCGCGCGAAGGTGCGAATGTTGTCGTGGTTGGACGCGATCCGAGCTGTTTGTCGGATGCAGCGGTCCAGCTAGGGATTAGCGCTCGACAAAGTGATGTCACTGATCCAACGCAGATACAAGCTCTAGTGTGCGAAGTGGGGGCCGAAGGTTTGGATCGCGTCATCTACAGTGCGGGCTATTACGCGACCTCTAAGCAGATTCAAAAAGATCACAGCGCGCTCGAACGCATGCGCGCAAGTAATGTCGCCGGCATCCAACACGTGTTCGACGCGGCGATGCCATTGATGCGTCCATCGGGACGCTTCGCGGCCATCGCCTCTATCGCAGGCTTACTTCGCGCCGATCCATGGTCAACAGACTATGCCGCCAGCAAACGTGCAGCCATTGCCTTGTGTGAAGGCTATCGTGTCGTCGCCGCACTGAAGTCGGTCGGCGTGACCGTCTTGATTCCGGGCTATGTCGATACCGCGCAACTGCGCGCATTGAATGGTGGTTCTGCTGCGCATAAGCCCTTTCTGGTGAGCGAGGCGCGCGCCGTCAAACGCATGCATGCAGCGCTGGAAAACGGTGAGCCGCGATGTGTCTTCCCTTGGCAACTCCACACGCTGGTGCGACTGTACAACCACTTACCCGTGCGCCTACGTGCCCTGCGCGCATAG
- a CDS encoding DUF2127 domain-containing protein — MEVVSPQKALRWIAVVELFKGAVACLGGFSLAWAGPAPVKQAIAHLARAFHMDAQNGMLAQLSSRISANSIHVAVAVTLIYAAMRFIEGYGLWRTREWASWFGAISAGVYLPFEIIALLKHPHVLEASILVLNLAVVAYLIHDIRRRHPNYGKKATPL, encoded by the coding sequence GTGGAAGTTGTCTCCCCTCAAAAGGCGCTGCGTTGGATTGCAGTCGTCGAATTGTTCAAAGGCGCTGTGGCGTGTCTGGGCGGGTTTTCACTCGCGTGGGCGGGCCCTGCCCCGGTCAAACAGGCCATCGCGCACCTTGCACGCGCGTTCCATATGGACGCGCAGAATGGCATGTTGGCGCAGCTGTCTTCTCGTATCAGTGCAAATAGCATTCACGTCGCAGTCGCGGTGACATTGATCTATGCGGCGATGCGCTTTATTGAAGGCTATGGTTTGTGGCGCACGCGCGAATGGGCGTCGTGGTTCGGTGCCATCAGTGCAGGCGTTTATTTGCCTTTCGAAATCATTGCCTTGCTCAAGCATCCGCATGTATTGGAAGCGTCAATCTTGGTACTCAATCTTGCGGTCGTGGCGTACTTGATCCACGACATCCGCAGACGTCACCCGAACTACGGCAAGAAAGCGACACCGTTATAA
- a CDS encoding bifunctional alpha/beta hydrolase/class I SAM-dependent methyltransferase, with product MQRPSIESDFNTFDRMRLFYRTWKPVVEPSGRVLIFLHRGHEHSGRVESLVERIAGPGDLCFAWDARGHGKSPGVRGDAPDFYALVRDLHAFVQHVVQMHGVKLEQIFIVANSVAAVTTATWLHDYAPQIRGVAMAAAAFSIKLYVPLAEPALRLGLKAKPDLKVTSYVRPSMITHSEKEAKAYASDPLVTRDISARVLVDLADTARRVVADAQAIDVPVLMLVAGKDVVVRTEPQRTFFDGLSSTLKQWQLIPESRHAIFHEADTRVGDAACKSFIEACFNSEVPSAARFVDHDTRSASARLHATVAAGVKHPSFSNRMQRAMLRRIGHLSDGMRIGLKQGFDSGASLDYVYKNEASGKLGIGAWLDRGYLDATGWKGVRVRKVHMQSLLAAQIRTFPSSSVIHVLDIAAGSGRYVLETLAQFKDRTFEVELRDLDPNNLKAAEALANSLGLSERNQIRYVPTDAFAPTDGNAPDAQFDIAIVSGLYELFPENAPVLGSLERIAKQVRPGGALIYTGQPWHPQLRQIAETLDSHRGGAWVMRPRPQNELDGLVRLAGFEKTGSEVGPQGIFTVSVARRV from the coding sequence ATGCAACGCCCTTCAATAGAGTCTGATTTCAATACATTCGATCGCATGCGCCTGTTCTACCGGACATGGAAGCCGGTCGTCGAGCCGTCTGGCAGAGTGCTGATTTTTTTGCACCGCGGACACGAACATTCAGGCCGCGTCGAGTCGCTGGTTGAACGTATCGCGGGCCCAGGCGACCTGTGCTTTGCATGGGATGCGCGCGGTCATGGCAAGTCGCCGGGTGTTCGGGGTGATGCGCCGGATTTTTATGCGTTGGTGCGCGACTTGCATGCGTTCGTGCAGCACGTGGTGCAAATGCATGGCGTGAAATTGGAACAGATCTTCATCGTTGCCAACAGCGTTGCTGCGGTCACCACTGCGACCTGGCTGCATGACTACGCACCGCAAATTCGCGGCGTAGCGATGGCCGCTGCTGCGTTCTCGATCAAGTTGTATGTGCCGCTTGCCGAGCCCGCATTGCGTCTTGGGTTGAAAGCGAAGCCGGACCTGAAGGTGACGAGCTACGTTCGACCTTCGATGATCACGCATTCCGAGAAAGAGGCCAAAGCGTATGCGTCTGACCCATTGGTGACGCGTGACATTTCCGCACGCGTATTGGTCGACCTTGCCGACACGGCGCGCCGCGTGGTGGCCGATGCGCAGGCAATCGATGTGCCTGTGTTGATGTTGGTCGCAGGTAAAGACGTCGTGGTTCGCACAGAGCCGCAACGTACGTTCTTCGACGGCCTGTCTTCGACCTTGAAGCAATGGCAGCTGATACCTGAAAGTCGCCACGCGATTTTTCATGAAGCGGACACCCGTGTCGGAGATGCGGCATGCAAATCGTTTATCGAGGCGTGCTTCAACAGCGAAGTGCCGAGCGCCGCGCGATTTGTCGATCACGACACGCGAAGCGCGAGTGCGCGTTTGCATGCAACGGTCGCGGCGGGCGTCAAACATCCAAGTTTTTCCAATCGCATGCAGCGCGCGATGCTACGTCGCATCGGCCATTTGAGTGACGGCATGCGCATTGGCTTGAAGCAAGGCTTCGATTCGGGTGCGTCTTTGGACTATGTCTATAAGAACGAAGCTTCTGGCAAGTTGGGCATCGGCGCATGGTTGGATCGCGGTTATTTGGACGCAACCGGTTGGAAAGGGGTGCGCGTGCGCAAAGTGCACATGCAGTCTTTGCTCGCGGCACAAATTCGCACGTTCCCGAGTTCGTCTGTGATTCACGTGTTGGATATTGCGGCAGGCTCAGGACGCTACGTGCTGGAAACCTTGGCGCAATTCAAAGACCGAACATTTGAAGTCGAACTGCGTGACCTCGATCCGAACAACTTGAAAGCCGCAGAAGCCTTGGCGAATTCGCTGGGCTTGAGCGAGCGCAATCAAATTCGCTATGTGCCGACGGATGCTTTTGCGCCAACGGATGGGAATGCGCCGGATGCGCAATTCGACATTGCGATTGTCTCAGGGCTGTATGAACTGTTTCCCGAAAATGCGCCGGTCTTGGGATCACTCGAACGGATCGCCAAGCAAGTTCGTCCAGGCGGTGCACTTATTTACACCGGGCAACCTTGGCATCCGCAACTGCGTCAAATTGCAGAAACCTTGGACAGCCACCGGGGGGGTGCATGGGTGATGCGTCCACGTCCGCAGAACGAACTCGATGGTTTGGTCCGCTTGGCGGGCTTTGAGAAGACCGGCTCCGAAGTCGGACCGCAAGGCATCTTTACGGTGTCTGTGGCGCGTCGTGTTTAA